From a single Arachnia propionica genomic region:
- a CDS encoding phage holin family protein translates to MRTLLRLVVGAIATAAAVWLIPGIRVVAATDQQYVLTLLGVAAIMGVVNAVIKPFTQVLSFCLVVLTFGLFLLVINAAMLSLTAWAAQQLGIGFFIDGFWPALWGSIVISVVTSLLGSILGSERN, encoded by the coding sequence ATGAGAACCCTTCTGAGACTCGTTGTGGGGGCAATCGCAACAGCAGCTGCTGTCTGGCTCATCCCAGGAATCCGCGTGGTCGCCGCAACCGATCAGCAGTACGTCCTGACCCTACTCGGGGTGGCTGCGATCATGGGGGTGGTGAACGCCGTCATCAAGCCGTTCACCCAGGTATTGTCCTTCTGTCTCGTGGTACTCACCTTCGGTCTCTTCCTACTGGTGATCAACGCCGCCATGCTGTCACTGACCGCTTGGGCAGCCCAACAACTCGGCATCGGCTTCTTCATCGACGGGTTCTGGCCAGCACTGTGGGGAAGCATCGTCATAAGTGTCGTGACCTCCCTGCTGGGCAGCATCCTCGGTTCTGAAAGAAATTGA
- a CDS encoding DUF4832 domain-containing protein translates to MAATAAVTAALSLGLACGTGQARADTGWQTLATTEARTDNPLKGFAPFNENLDNNAPSFPHTMEWFYMPLNAVVKGERNYDWTEFEQQLSSIKSRGHQAALRFYLDYPTKPTGVPDYLLGPNGIDQSRKYNFYDNNGTSFSPDYNDPRVQSLIKDFVAEFGKNYDGDPRIGYITTGLIGFWGEQHTYPMDGNSHTDNPNSAQWMPTREVELSYYQAWDAAFNTTKLLNRSPGPGLENIKIGFHDDSFAESTLPTIDWHFMARMKTYNLTERWQTEAIGGEVYPQIQRCVFNEPTDCNHSEDFKEATTQTHATWLVNHKAFSEGYSGAALEKATKAHAALGYDLAVTQTRTIVTDGKTQVSIRLTNRGVAPFYYNWPLEFSLINPQESTPESTKTVTSTQTDANLPSLLPGQTTEVTATLEGNNGMAALRIPNPMEGGAPLKFANTEQDTTFPGYLTLGSVSE, encoded by the coding sequence GTGGCAGCGACAGCAGCGGTCACCGCCGCCCTGTCTCTCGGGCTCGCCTGCGGTACGGGTCAGGCGCGCGCCGATACCGGTTGGCAGACGCTGGCAACCACCGAAGCCCGCACGGACAACCCACTGAAGGGCTTCGCACCATTCAACGAAAATCTCGACAACAACGCACCCTCCTTCCCGCACACCATGGAGTGGTTCTACATGCCGCTCAATGCTGTGGTGAAGGGAGAACGCAACTACGACTGGACAGAGTTCGAGCAACAGCTCTCCTCCATCAAGAGCCGTGGTCATCAAGCCGCACTCCGCTTCTATCTCGACTACCCAACCAAACCCACCGGAGTTCCCGATTACCTCTTGGGGCCCAACGGCATAGACCAGTCACGAAAATACAATTTCTACGACAACAATGGAACCAGCTTCTCCCCCGACTACAACGATCCTAGAGTCCAATCCCTGATCAAAGACTTCGTAGCCGAATTCGGCAAGAACTATGACGGAGACCCTCGGATCGGCTACATCACCACCGGCCTCATCGGCTTCTGGGGCGAGCAGCATACGTACCCGATGGATGGGAACTCACACACAGACAATCCCAATAGCGCACAGTGGATGCCCACCCGCGAGGTGGAGCTCTCCTACTACCAGGCCTGGGACGCAGCTTTCAACACCACAAAACTCCTGAACAGAAGCCCCGGGCCAGGCCTAGAGAACATCAAGATCGGCTTCCACGACGATTCCTTCGCAGAATCAACGCTGCCCACTATCGACTGGCATTTCATGGCCCGGATGAAGACATACAATTTGACCGAACGTTGGCAGACCGAAGCAATCGGGGGCGAGGTTTATCCACAGATCCAACGCTGCGTGTTCAACGAGCCAACAGACTGCAACCATTCCGAAGACTTCAAGGAGGCCACCACACAGACTCACGCCACATGGCTCGTGAACCACAAAGCATTCTCAGAAGGCTACAGCGGAGCAGCACTCGAGAAAGCCACAAAAGCCCACGCCGCACTAGGCTACGACCTCGCAGTCACACAAACCCGCACCATCGTCACAGACGGAAAAACCCAAGTCAGCATCCGCCTCACCAACCGAGGCGTCGCCCCGTTCTACTACAACTGGCCACTAGAATTCTCCCTCATCAACCCCCAAGAATCCACCCCTGAATCCACGAAAACAGTGACCTCAACCCAAACCGACGCCAACCTTCCCTCACTCCTTCCCGGCCAAACCACGGAAGTAACAGCCACTCTCGAAGGAAACAACGGCATGGCAGCTCTCCGCATCCCAAACCCTATGGAAGGCGGCGCCCCCCTAAAGTTCGCAAATACAGAACAAGACACCACATTCCCTGGATACCTGACCCTGGGATCTGTATCAGAGTAG
- the tig gene encoding trigger factor yields MPSTVEKLSPTRVKLTVEIPFVDLKPHLDKAYKEIAEQVNIPGFRKGKVPAVVIDQRFGRGVVLQEAINGAIQPAYETALAEAKAVPLAQPEIEITKLEDGELVEFTAEVDIRPDFDLPDFAAIETTVDALPPLDDEVEERILLLRKRFATTTELDRESKEGDVLTIDLTASQNGEELPEASASGVTLTVGEDSGMLEGLDKAVRGLKKGESKTFTSTLIGGPFRGQEADITVTVTQVAEEELPALDDEFAQTLSEFDTVEEMREDLAKAVLAQVKAEQIAEARDKILEAALEQVDFEVPVAVLARELEARRNQISDQLARAGLTVETYLEQADDEEAEDADAFWKQVDERSTQALRAQLLLDKYVDDNEIPVSQQEFTELILRKATEQRTTPQEVINHMMEHNHMFEWQQEIRRGKALAAICEAAKVTDSEGELVEMAPSVPEAGDAEGSEAEETEAEKPEAEEVPETEETE; encoded by the coding sequence GTGCCCAGCACCGTAGAGAAGCTGAGCCCCACGAGGGTCAAGCTAACCGTAGAGATCCCTTTCGTTGACCTCAAGCCCCATCTGGACAAGGCGTACAAGGAGATCGCAGAGCAGGTCAACATCCCAGGCTTCCGCAAGGGTAAAGTGCCGGCCGTTGTCATCGACCAGCGTTTCGGTCGGGGGGTAGTCCTTCAGGAGGCCATCAACGGAGCCATCCAGCCCGCGTACGAGACTGCTTTGGCAGAGGCCAAAGCGGTGCCTCTTGCTCAGCCGGAGATCGAGATCACCAAGCTGGAGGATGGCGAGCTCGTCGAGTTCACCGCGGAGGTCGACATCCGACCCGACTTCGATCTTCCGGACTTCGCTGCGATCGAAACCACTGTGGATGCTCTGCCGCCGCTGGACGACGAGGTGGAGGAGCGCATCTTGTTGCTCCGTAAACGGTTCGCCACCACGACAGAACTCGACCGTGAGTCCAAGGAGGGTGATGTCCTCACCATCGATCTGACCGCATCCCAGAACGGGGAGGAGCTGCCGGAGGCTTCCGCCAGCGGGGTTACTCTCACCGTGGGTGAGGACTCCGGGATGCTTGAAGGACTCGACAAGGCTGTCCGTGGCCTCAAGAAGGGTGAATCGAAGACCTTTACATCTACTCTGATCGGTGGCCCCTTCCGCGGTCAGGAGGCAGACATCACGGTGACCGTCACGCAGGTGGCCGAGGAGGAACTTCCTGCGTTGGATGATGAGTTCGCCCAGACGCTTTCCGAGTTCGACACCGTCGAGGAGATGCGCGAGGACCTGGCCAAGGCGGTCTTGGCGCAAGTCAAAGCCGAACAGATCGCTGAGGCGCGGGACAAGATCCTGGAAGCGGCTCTCGAGCAGGTCGACTTCGAGGTTCCGGTTGCTGTGCTGGCTCGTGAGCTCGAAGCCCGCCGCAATCAGATTTCCGATCAGTTGGCGCGGGCCGGGTTGACCGTCGAAACCTACCTGGAACAGGCCGACGACGAGGAAGCAGAGGATGCTGACGCCTTCTGGAAGCAGGTGGATGAGCGCTCCACCCAGGCATTGCGCGCTCAGCTGCTTCTCGACAAGTATGTTGACGACAACGAGATTCCCGTCTCTCAGCAGGAATTCACCGAACTGATTCTTCGCAAGGCCACTGAGCAGCGCACCACGCCACAAGAAGTGATCAATCACATGATGGAGCACAACCACATGTTCGAGTGGCAGCAGGAGATTCGGCGTGGAAAGGCGCTCGCTGCTATCTGCGAGGCAGCGAAAGTGACTGATTCCGAGGGAGAACTTGTCGAGATGGCCCCGTCGGTTCCGGAAGCCGGGGACGCGGAGGGTTCTGAAGCCGAGGAGACCGAAGCTGAGAAGCCCGAGGCTGAGGAAGTCCCGGAGACCGAAGAAACGGAGTGA
- a CDS encoding YraN family protein, with product MVVRGKLQAIGRIGEEHAVEHVIGLGWQVLDRNWRCNEGELDIIAHDPDAGALVFIEVKCRSGLGFGDPLEAVTWRKRRKLRQLCLLWLAEHRIRVDCLRIDAIGVLLRTGEKPAVNHVRGIEE from the coding sequence GTGGTTGTTCGTGGGAAGCTCCAGGCGATCGGACGGATTGGAGAAGAACACGCCGTCGAACATGTGATCGGTCTCGGGTGGCAGGTGCTTGATCGCAACTGGCGGTGCAACGAGGGTGAGCTCGACATCATCGCTCATGATCCGGATGCCGGGGCGTTGGTGTTCATCGAGGTGAAGTGCCGTTCGGGGCTCGGGTTCGGTGATCCACTTGAAGCAGTCACATGGCGCAAACGCAGAAAGCTTCGACAACTCTGTCTGCTGTGGTTGGCCGAGCACAGGATCCGGGTGGATTGCCTGCGCATCGATGCCATCGGGGTACTGCTGCGCACCGGAGAGAAACCAGCGGTCAATCACGTCCGGGGGATAGAGGAATGA
- a CDS encoding DNA-processing protein DprA: MMDVRERRARMALCALQVAADPRLTQLVESYGALDVWETIQRQGESTSLGRRARGVDPGKLEAATIRCGASFLVPGDELWPASLTDLGMCQLGDQGGRPLGLWVAGDPAVLAMPRAVAVVGARSATSYGLHVAGELASDLGTSGWLVISGLAFGIDSAAHRGALEAGSSTLAVMATGIDKTYPASHHGLRKQIESNGAVITEMAPGAHPLRASFLARNRLIAALGSGTVMVEAGARSGARNTISWAAELGRVTMAVPGPVTSSLSFTPHHLIRDAVATLVTSAADVTALLSPLRAQEELPLLGEDRPIDSLPVPLRSVREAIPVGGTSGIAELTVATGMTTPEVIAAAAELTEMGWLESTGQGWRLPRRG; this comes from the coding sequence ATGATGGATGTCCGGGAACGTAGGGCCCGCATGGCTTTGTGCGCACTGCAGGTGGCAGCTGATCCGAGGCTCACGCAACTCGTTGAGAGCTACGGAGCCCTGGACGTGTGGGAAACCATTCAACGACAGGGAGAATCCACTTCCTTGGGGCGTCGCGCGCGGGGTGTCGATCCTGGGAAGTTGGAGGCGGCGACGATCCGGTGCGGCGCTAGTTTTCTGGTTCCCGGGGACGAACTTTGGCCGGCCAGCCTCACAGATCTTGGGATGTGCCAGCTGGGAGACCAGGGAGGTCGACCATTGGGGTTATGGGTTGCCGGAGACCCCGCGGTGCTGGCAATGCCGCGAGCAGTCGCGGTTGTCGGGGCGCGATCGGCCACCAGCTACGGCCTACACGTGGCGGGAGAACTCGCATCCGATCTCGGCACATCAGGGTGGCTTGTGATCTCTGGGCTTGCCTTCGGGATCGACAGCGCAGCTCATCGTGGCGCACTCGAAGCAGGTAGTTCGACCCTTGCAGTGATGGCGACAGGAATCGATAAAACCTATCCTGCCAGTCATCACGGGTTGCGGAAGCAGATCGAGAGCAATGGTGCAGTCATCACGGAAATGGCTCCAGGCGCCCACCCTTTGAGAGCCAGTTTCCTGGCGCGCAACCGTTTGATCGCGGCGCTTGGGAGTGGCACCGTGATGGTGGAGGCGGGAGCCCGCTCCGGGGCCCGGAACACCATCTCTTGGGCGGCGGAACTAGGCCGCGTGACCATGGCTGTACCCGGGCCAGTTACGTCTTCGCTGTCTTTTACTCCGCATCATCTGATTCGGGATGCGGTGGCCACACTCGTCACGTCAGCGGCTGATGTGACGGCCCTGTTGTCACCTCTGAGAGCTCAGGAGGAGCTTCCGTTGCTGGGCGAGGACCGGCCAATCGATTCTCTCCCTGTCCCGCTCAGATCGGTCAGGGAAGCAATCCCGGTGGGTGGGACGTCAGGGATTGCCGAGCTGACGGTCGCTACTGGGATGACAACGCCCGAGGTGATTGCTGCGGCTGCTGAGCTCACTGAAATGGGATGGCTCGAGAGCACCGGTCAGGGATGGCGGTTGCCCCGGAGGGGATGA
- a CDS encoding YciI family protein → MARLFILELTYHRGLAPVEANLQAHKEYLAKNYSTGRFLASGRKEPRNGGVILATGTRKEMEETIKTDPFTINDAAKYSITEFLPSMTADCLSPYRETP, encoded by the coding sequence ATGGCACGTCTTTTCATCTTGGAACTGACCTACCATCGCGGACTCGCTCCCGTCGAGGCCAACCTTCAGGCACACAAGGAGTATCTCGCCAAGAACTACTCCACCGGTCGTTTCCTAGCAAGCGGGCGCAAGGAACCCCGGAACGGGGGCGTCATCCTTGCAACAGGCACTCGAAAAGAAATGGAGGAGACCATCAAAACGGACCCGTTCACCATCAACGATGCCGCTAAGTACTCGATCACCGAGTTCCTTCCTTCAATGACCGCCGATTGCCTGTCTCCGTACCGGGAGACGCCGTAG
- a CDS encoding YifB family Mg chelatase-like AAA ATPase: protein MSTASAWSVALNGIEGAMVEVEVAEGGGLPRTVLVGLPDAALSQAKERVRAAVTGAELPWPNGLVTINLSPANLPKTGTHYDLAIATAALAAIDKVPKEAARNHVCLGELGLDGRLRRVPGILPALLAAVRSGFDKAIVPASQEAEASLVPGVTVWAIGHLKDLVAVLNGEPPLGGWEPPGDEDVASRQRPPLDFREVRGHLEGRWVMEVAAAGRHHVFLHGAPGVGKTMLASRLTSILPPLDGEEAVEVSALHSLAGMDLSGGLLIDPPYADPHHSSSPASIIGGGVRLVRPGSISLAHRGVLFLDEAPEFGTRVLDALRTPLESGWISIGRAAIQVRYPARFQLVLAANPCPCGFHGVTGRECRCSPMAVRRYQERLSGPIMDRIDIRHHMLPQSRSFLGDSLEQPESSAEIATRVLVARERQARRLQSTPWRTNGEVAGPWLHSHLPLPGDLSPLEKALNRGLLSARGVDKVLRLAWTVADLAGEDRISAASLRVAMQLRQGMFHEAA, encoded by the coding sequence ATGAGTACCGCGTCAGCTTGGTCCGTGGCGCTCAACGGGATTGAAGGAGCGATGGTGGAGGTCGAGGTTGCTGAAGGAGGTGGCCTCCCTCGCACTGTGCTCGTCGGCTTGCCGGATGCGGCGCTCTCGCAGGCAAAGGAACGGGTTCGAGCAGCAGTGACAGGGGCTGAGCTGCCGTGGCCCAATGGTTTGGTCACCATCAATCTTTCTCCGGCGAACCTGCCGAAAACAGGGACCCACTACGACCTGGCCATAGCGACAGCTGCTTTGGCTGCTATCGATAAGGTGCCGAAGGAAGCTGCTCGGAACCATGTTTGCCTGGGGGAGCTGGGGCTGGATGGAAGGTTGCGTCGCGTTCCCGGAATTCTACCGGCGCTACTTGCTGCGGTCAGGAGCGGCTTTGATAAAGCGATCGTTCCAGCAAGTCAGGAAGCTGAGGCGTCTTTGGTGCCTGGGGTCACGGTGTGGGCCATCGGGCATTTGAAGGATCTCGTCGCAGTGCTTAACGGAGAACCGCCGCTGGGCGGGTGGGAGCCTCCGGGTGATGAAGATGTGGCCTCCAGGCAGAGACCTCCCTTGGATTTCCGGGAGGTACGCGGGCATCTCGAAGGTCGGTGGGTCATGGAGGTGGCAGCGGCAGGGCGACATCATGTGTTTCTCCACGGTGCGCCAGGCGTGGGGAAAACCATGCTTGCGTCCCGATTGACCAGCATCCTGCCTCCTCTCGACGGCGAGGAAGCGGTTGAAGTCTCAGCTCTGCACTCGCTTGCTGGAATGGATCTCAGTGGAGGGCTGCTGATTGATCCACCCTATGCTGATCCTCATCATTCATCCTCCCCGGCTTCGATAATTGGTGGGGGAGTGCGGCTCGTGCGGCCCGGATCGATTTCTTTGGCCCATCGTGGTGTGTTGTTCCTTGATGAAGCGCCCGAGTTCGGGACGCGTGTCCTCGATGCGCTACGCACTCCGCTGGAATCTGGCTGGATCAGCATAGGCAGAGCAGCAATCCAAGTGCGATATCCGGCACGATTTCAGCTGGTGTTGGCGGCGAATCCCTGTCCCTGCGGTTTCCATGGGGTCACGGGCCGCGAATGCCGCTGCTCTCCCATGGCGGTGCGGAGGTACCAGGAGCGATTGTCGGGACCGATCATGGACCGCATTGATATTCGGCATCACATGTTGCCCCAGTCGCGTTCATTCTTGGGTGACTCACTGGAACAACCTGAATCCAGTGCCGAGATTGCAACACGTGTTCTCGTGGCTCGGGAAAGGCAGGCTCGACGGCTTCAAAGTACGCCGTGGCGCACCAATGGTGAGGTGGCAGGGCCGTGGCTTCACTCGCATCTGCCTCTGCCAGGGGATCTGTCCCCCTTGGAGAAGGCGTTGAACCGTGGCCTGTTGAGCGCCCGTGGCGTAGACAAGGTGCTGCGGCTGGCATGGACTGTGGCGGATCTTGCTGGGGAGGACCGGATCTCTGCGGCTTCCCTACGAGTCGCCATGCAGCTGAGGCAGGGCATGTTCCACGAGGCGGCATGA